The Gemmatimonadaceae bacterium region CTCGAGCGACGGGCAGATGTCCTTCACGTGCTTTCCTTGCGCCGTCGCCTTGTCGACGTTGACGTTCGGCCGCCCGGTCGCGAGGTCCACGCCTGATGACCAGTTCATCGGCACGAACGGCTGCGCGATCAGCACTTGTCCGGTCGCGCGATCCATCGTGTACCCAAAGCCGTTGCGGTCGAAGTGGACCAGCACCTTTCGGGTGGTGCCGTTCATCGGCAGGTCGACCAAGATGTTCTCGTTCACCGCGTCGTAGTCCCAGACATCGTGCGGCGTCGGCTGAAACGCCCAGACCATCTCGCCGGTGTCCGCGTCGCGCGCGATGATCGCCGCGCTCCACTTGTTGTCGCCAGGGCGCTGATTGCCGTTCCACGGCCCCGGGTTCGACGTGCCGTGGTAAATCAGGTTGAGCTCGGGGTCATACGACACCCACCCCCAGACCGTCGCTCCACCGACCTTCCACGAATCCGCCGGCCACGACGCCGTCCCCGAATTCGCGATCTGATCTTGCTTATAGTAGGGTTTGAATCTCGGCCCCGCCTTGATGTCCGGGTCCGGTCCGATGTTGTACGCGCGCCAGATTTGCTTTCCGGTCTCGAGGTCGAGCGCCGCGATCCAGCCGCGCACTCCCATCTCGCCGCCGCTGGAGCCGACGATCACTTTGTTCTTCACGACGATCGGCGCCATCGTGATCGTCTCGCCGCGATTCAAGTCGCCCATTTTCACCCGCCACAGTTCCGTCCCCGTCGCCGCGTCGACGGCAACGGTGTGCCCATCGAGCAGGTTGTACACGATCTTGCCGTTCGCGTACGCCGCTCCGCGATTCACGACGTCGCAGCACGCTTCACCCACCGCGGCCTGCGCGTTCTCCGGCCGGTACTTCCATTTCGCGGGGAATCCCGGCTGCGTCAGATCCAACGCGTACGCCACGTTCGGATACGGCGTGACGATGTACATCGTGTTGTCGACGACGAGCGGCTGCCCCTCGTGGCCGCGGAGCACACCGGTCGAAAAGGTCCACGCGACGTGCAAGTCCTTGGCGTTGGCCGACGTGATCTGCGCGAGGTTGCTGTACCTGCTGTTCGCGTAGTCTCGGCCGGGCATCAGCCACTCGCCGTCCTTGTTGTTCGGGGGAGCGACGGCGATCGCGGCGCCTGACGAACCGGCTTTGGCCGGCGGTGACGATGAGTTCTGGCAGGCTACCGCGAACGATCCGATGACCAACAACGCAACAGCGCGCATTCAGGCTCCGGGGAGCGAACCATCGCAATATCCGGAGGGCTGACAGTGCTCGGTAGGGCTGGTTGCTGCGTTTCGTGACGCGGACCACTCCGCACAACTCGTCTCTTCAGCCGCTATGCCATCGTCATAGCGCACACCGTCCAATGTCCTGTCGTGGCCTGTTGTCTGGAACGTTTTGTATCCAGATCGTTTACCCCGTTTCAGTTACGGCTTCATCGCTCTCTCCGTCGAACATTTGGACACGCGCCTTCCCTCAAACCGGGATTGATCGCGATAACGGCAAACCCGGTGAAAACCGGCGACGCAAAGCTACGAGGCTACCGCGCCCTCCTCCCGTGATGGCGCCACGCCAGTCGAGCCGCCGAACGACTCGAGAGCTTGAGGGAGACAATGTTCACGACTCGAACCGCCGCCGAATCGCGCGAGACAAACGCACGCCGGTGGCCTGCCGTTGTCATCAATGCCGCGGCGGTCCTCACAGCTTCGCTGCTCTGGGCTTGCGCGAACGAGCCCACGATGCCCGCCGCGCCCACGAATGCATCGTCGGTGCTCAAGAATGCCGCAGCGAACGCCGAGACCATCCCGGGTCAGTACATCATCACGTTCGTCGACTCCGTAAACGACGCGCAGGGACTCGCAAACAAGATCGCCGGTCAGTACGGCCGATCGCCGATCTTCACCTACGACGCCGCGATCAAAGGGTTCGCCGCCCAACTGCCGGATCAAGCGATTGACGCGCTGCAACACAACCCGCGCATCGCGAACATCGAGCAGGACGCGCTCATGCAACTCGAAGCTTCCGGGACAGAATTGTCAGCGCCTTGGAATCTCGATCGAATCGACCAGAGGAATATGCCGCTCGACGGAACGTACTCCTACGGCGCGGACGGCAGCGGAGTCAACGTCTACATCATCGACAGCGGCATCCGGACGACCCATGTGGAGTTCGGCGGCCGAGCGTTCGGCGTTTACACGGCGATCAATGATGGTTACGGCACCAGCGATTGCTACGGTCACGGCACGCAGGTCGCAGCTGTTGCCGGTGGCGCAACCTACGGTGTCGCGAAGGCGGCAAAGCTGTACGCGGTCCGCGTGGCCGACTGTTCTGGCTATAGCGCCTACAGCGCGCTGGTCGCCGGCATCGACTGGGTTACGAAGAATCGCGTTCTGCCAGCCGTCGCGAACATAAGCATTGCCGGTGGCACCTCGTCGACGGTCAATGCGGCGGTAGAGAATTCCATCGCGGCAGGAGTCGTCTACGCCGTTGCCGCGGCAAACTACGCGGCCAATGCTTGCAACTACTCGCCGGCAAGTGCGACCGATGCGCTGACGGTGGCTGCTTCGACGCGAGACATCACGAGCTCATACGACGTCCAGGCCTCTTATTCGAATTTCGGATCTTGCGTCGATCTTTTTGCG contains the following coding sequences:
- a CDS encoding PQQ-dependent dehydrogenase, methanol/ethanol family, with the protein product MRAVALLVIGSFAVACQNSSSPPAKAGSSGAAIAVAPPNNKDGEWLMPGRDYANSRYSNLAQITSANAKDLHVAWTFSTGVLRGHEGQPLVVDNTMYIVTPYPNVAYALDLTQPGFPAKWKYRPENAQAAVGEACCDVVNRGAAYANGKIVYNLLDGHTVAVDAATGTELWRVKMGDLNRGETITMAPIVVKNKVIVGSSGGEMGVRGWIAALDLETGKQIWRAYNIGPDPDIKAGPRFKPYYKQDQIANSGTASWPADSWKVGGATVWGWVSYDPELNLIYHGTSNPGPWNGNQRPGDNKWSAAIIARDADTGEMVWAFQPTPHDVWDYDAVNENILVDLPMNGTTRKVLVHFDRNGFGYTMDRATGQVLIAQPFVPMNWSSGVDLATGRPNVNVDKATAQGKHVKDICPSLEGGKNQQPAAFSPKTGLFYVPTNNLCMDFTGREVTYIAGTPYIGGDAPEVGGPGGYKGEFIAWDAVNGKKLWGIKEPFPVWSGALATAGNVVFYGTLDGWFKAVDAVSGNVLWKFKVGSGIVGAPMTYTGPDGKQYVAIYSGIGGDMGLLIAGDVAANMPYDVRERGTTLPDLARYTSWGGMLFVFSL
- a CDS encoding S8 family serine peptidase, with the translated sequence MFTTRTAAESRETNARRWPAVVINAAAVLTASLLWACANEPTMPAAPTNASSVLKNAAANAETIPGQYIITFVDSVNDAQGLANKIAGQYGRSPIFTYDAAIKGFAAQLPDQAIDALQHNPRIANIEQDALMQLEASGTELSAPWNLDRIDQRNMPLDGTYSYGADGSGVNVYIIDSGIRTTHVEFGGRAFGVYTAINDGYGTSDCYGHGTQVAAVAGGATYGVAKAAKLYAVRVADCSGYSAYSALVAGIDWVTKNRVLPAVANISIAGGTSSTVNAAVENSIAAGVVYAVAAANYAANACNYSPASATDALTVAASTRDITSSYDVQASYSNFGSCVDLFAPGSAILTATNTSDLATTVASGTSVAAPHVAGVAALYLSAYPSASPAQTAAAILGGAIPGVVSGVTTGTANLLLNSNITGVAPPPPPPDTTSTPAPPPAPSSHPPVATFSVNGCPKSTCAFDGSGSTAVNGIATYSWNFGDGGTSSAVTTSASKVSHSYSGKGSYRVTLTIIDNAGLTASSSLTVSIKK